TAAGATTCATGAAGGAATGTGCGCATTTTTCCAGTAGCTGTTATGATGTGAAGCCTATTCTTGGAGGAGTGTTTTAAATAGAATGTTCATATTTCTCTATCATTGGGTTGCCTGTTAGGAAGCATATTTTCTATCCTGAACATGATTGTCACTTTTCATCTAGGAGGAAAATACATGATGTTCAAAGAAACCTTCGAACTCTCTTGCATTGTACCCATACGCGTATTTGCCAGCTATGTTTTTTCGCCTCACGAGTTCATGATCTTTGAAAACTCTCCAAAGCCATCTAGGAAAGAAAGCCAATTCGAAGAAGACTAACACTTCTAAAtggtattgtgagatcccacaatggttggagaggggaacgaagtattccttctaagggtgtggaaacctctccctaccagacgcgttttaaattcgtgaggttgatggtgatacgtaacaggccaaaacagacaatatctattagcggtgggctttgactgttacaaTTCTAGAAAGAGTCAATCCATTGCAGCTTGATATAGAATAATGCTCTCACTAGATAGCTAATTACAAAACCAAATTTGCTCGCGAAAATTAAACAGTGATGAATGGGTCTTAAGACGAAAATTTAATGTTCTAGTTCTCTCTCGAGTGGAAACATTACACCTCATTAGAGTTAATGATTACTGCAAATTTTGTCTCACTTGCAGGCTCCTCCCGTGATTGTGTTTTCTTCAGCTTGTGCAGGAATGGCAGGTTAGTTCTTTTATCGTTGTTTAATAACTGGAGctgttctgttcttctttCTGCAAAAATGCTTCatagaaatgcaaacacaatTGCTTTACCTTGTTAGGATGAGTAGCAATGATCTGCAATGTCATTTTGTTAGCTTTGGAAACATGAACACATTTTGATTATCAACTACTGCACTGAAATTGGGTTAAAATACCATATTCATCTTTGTTCTTCGAGCATCGAACGCATCGATCGAACTTGTCTAAATTTAGTCGTAAAACGGGTCTGTGAAAGATGGTTTTAGGTACAAAAGTTGAGTTGATATTAAATGAATGCTTTACAGGTGGGGCTGTTCCAGCTTTGGCCCAACTTTTTTCATCATCTTATCATTCAGCCATGTCTCCTTCAAAAGATGACAAGACTCACGATTCAAGATCATCTTCTACCATGTAATTCAATAtcaacttttttcttcatcttatCATTCAGCCATGTCTTTTCAATCTTACCCTTCTAGAATATATCAATATCATATCAAGCAAGTATATTAGTGATATATCGTTCATATATTAACAATTAAAGTATATAGAAGACGAGCACTTATCTTATAAGAGATGAAACTTCAGGTATATCAACGATATTTGAAGTTCGGTATATCACTGTATTAATCTAAGGTAAAGCACAAgagtattgtgagatctcacctcggttggagagggaaacgaaagaTTACTTATAAGtctgtggaaacctttccttagcagacacgctctaaaacattgaggggaagcccataaAGGAGAACTCgcagaggacaatatttgttagcggtgggtttgggtcgttacatgtaTCATTTTAGCATTATATCATGTTAATCAATGTTCATTTTATGTAAAACGTGGAATATTTCAAGTATAGCTATCAGGGTTTGggtcgatttttttttagcactAATCAACAGAGATGTTACTTAAAAACAATGAATAAAACccattcaatttaattaaaaacatctcTTTGAGTTCAGCTATCAGGGAAATGATACAACTCCGACCTAAGGAGTTTAGTTATGAGTTGTCTCCCAACTTTTCGAGtacaaaatagtaatttattAGTTCATACTAAAACTTAGGTATTCCTAACTCgagattatattttcttcaaatatgCTTCTTCCTTTTTACCCAAATCCCATTACGAAGATCATGAGTTGTCTCCTCATTCTCCCGATACAAAATAGCCTCTTATTAGGTCATACCTAAAACTCAAGTATCCCCAGCTCGAGATTCTGTGTTCGTCAAATATGATTCTTCGATTTTACTCAAACCCCATTATGAAGATCATAAGTTATCTCCTAATTCTCCCAATACAAAATAGTCTTTTACTAGGTCATACCTAAAACTCAAGTATCCCTAGCTCGAGCTCCCGTCTTTTTCAAATATGCTTCTTCGATTTTACCCAAACCCCATTATGAAGATCATCATCAGTTGTCTCCCAACTCTCCGAGTACAGGATAGTCTTTTATTAGGACATACCAAAACTCAGGTATCCCTAGCTCgagattatattttcttcaaatatgCTTCTTCGCTTTTACCCAAATCCCATTACGAAGATCATGAATTGTCTCCGCATTCTCCCGATACAAAATAGCCTCTTATTAGGTCATACCTAAAACTCAAGTATCTCTAGCTCGAGATTCTGCCTTCTTCAAACTCCTATAGCAAGTCctccaaattatatatataacattttctATCATGCttccaaaattaaatctaaGTAAAATTTAGTTCAAACTCcaaccaagaacaaaacaagtttatatatttgagagattaaaaaagaaaatatattaaatgcaAACTAAGTCTTTCTAAATTagtcatattttaaaaaataataataaataaaataagaataataatttaaatgggttgacaaaaaaaaataaaaacaatattttttaattacaaatttccaTGAAAGTGGTATGAAGCAACATGAAAATAGCTTCCGTATCGAAGCGACGATTCATTccaatttgttcttcaattctGTGTTCTAGCTCTCTTTCGTTTTTTGTTTGTGCGGATTTATCGATTCCTCCTTCTTCGTTCCCATCTCAAATTCCTCGAATAGTCTCTGTTCTCATTCGCTGTTATTCATCATATCTTACGCATCAAGTCTTCGCGAATAAGGAATTGTATGCCATGCGTTGATGTTGTTTATGCTCTTTATCTGTATctcctttttttcccctcttaATTCTCTGTTTGGAAGCCCGGATTGTTGAGCGGAAACGGAGATTTTGAGGTTGTTTCATCGGAAATATTGTAAATGAACGATTTCGGAATCGATTCGATGCaagaaattcaacaaaacCATGGAATGGTTGCTGATTGTTTTCAGAATTTCAGGGCACAGCAGCCATGGAGGATGGGAACTTGTGTTCCGTTACCAGCCATGGAGGAAGTTGAATCGTTAGAACAGCAAGATTTTGGTTCGTCTAAATCGAGTTCGACTATCATCAATCTGTTCGAATCTCCTGCTTCGGCGTTCTTCGCGACGGAGCAATGCATGGGGATACCTCCGATTGAGTTTCGGACTGGTTCGTCGTCTTTCGATCGGGCTTCCGATTCGATTTCAGCCATTTTTCAATCCTCCGGCGAGAATCTATCTCTCGACTTGACGGAGAAGAGTGGCGCAGATTCTGAATTCAGAAACACCTTGCAATCGGTTGTGAAATCTCAACTCTGTAAGAGGAGATTCGATGGCTTTCCGAAGAGTTTTTCCAGTGACCACAAGGTGTTTGATGATTGTTCTCACTCAATTGAGAAGCACTATTCAGTTCCTTTCAAAGATCAAGGAGTACGCAATTTCTACTCTCCATCTGATGATCATTTTCCATTCTCTTTGTCATATTTTATGAATCTATTTCTCTTGTTTGATAATTCAGGAATGTTATAATCCAAGTTTCTGTTCTTCACAAGAGAAGATCTCTCCAAGATTCTCCGGCTTGGGTGCTTCTGTGGGCTATGGaagctcttcttcttccttcaatgGAAATGGATTCACCACCAAAACAAGAATCAGATGGACGCAAGATCTCCATGAGAAGTTTGTTGACTGCGTTAATCGTCTTGGTGGTGCTGAGAGTAAGTAACAACATTAAAGCTGATTTTCATGGAGCTTTCTTGAATTGTCATTTTCAGAGCTGATTTGTGGTTAGTGTTACAGAGGCAACGCCAAAAGCAATTTTGAAGCTGATGGATTCAGAGGGATTGACCATATTCCATGTGAAGAGCCATTTGCAGGTaccaaaatgaagaaatctGTAGAACAGTTTTGAATGATTTGAACTTGGTTTTTGCCCCATAAGTACTGATTTCTGTGCTCATATTTTTGCTTTGTAGAAATATCGGATAGCAAAATACATGCCAGAATCTGCAGAAAGTATAGATTTCCATAGTGAAAAACCATTAATTTCAATACCCTGTTCTGTTTGTTCTTGCTAGCTTTGAATCTGGACTCATCAACAATGAGTTCTTTCCTGGAAAAACTCCCATTTTGTGTTGTTGACATGTCCAGAAGAAGCcaatttctttagtttttcttaaaaaaaaggtAGCCAGTTCTTGAATGAAGATCACTTCAACAATAATGTTTTGAAATGCAGGGAAATCTGATAGAAGGAACAGCATGATTGAAGTTGCCCAACTGGATATGAAAACGTTAGCTTCTTGTAACCCATATGGAAATTATATTAAGATGTTGAAATGTATGTTGGAAAGTGCTAATGGAAGTGAATGATTTTGTGTAACAGTGCCTTGCAAATTAAAGATGCTCTCCAACTGCAGCTAGATGTTCAGAGGCGTCTTCATGATCAACTCGAGGTAATATACACTTTTTTTCCTCCTTCGAGTGCACGTTGaaagattcaaataaaatggCTAAATTTACAAGTTTAGTCTCTGAACTTTTAAATTCGTGTCCGATAAACTATGAACTATAGACATTGTCTTAGGtctttaaattctttattattgTCGGATGATTCGAAACTCTCAATTTTGTGTTCCATGATCAACTTGAggtaatatatatacatttgcACCTCCAGCGAGTGCACGTGgaaagaatcaaataaaatggatgaattacaagtttagtctctaaacttttaaacgATAAGCTTTGAGCTATAGACCTTGTCTTAGGTCTGTAAATCTTCGATTATTGTCTAATGATTCATAACTTTCAATTTagattaagaattttttagttaatcaTTTGATCGAAATTTGAATTCGCTTTGAAATCGACAGGACACACGAAAACAAGAATTCCTGGCTGTAAATTTTCTGTGAGCcttattttgttgttcttaCAGATTCAGAGGAAGCTACAGCtgcaaattgaagaacaagGGAAGCAGCTCAAGATGATGTTTGACCAGCAACAGGAAACAAACAAATGCTTCTTCAGAACCAATGGCTTCAACAACTCCGACGACCCGCCGTTCCCGACACCCGAAAGCATCCGAAACGCTCAGTTCCCATCGAAGATAAGTTAGCTCCTAAGAGCCAGCCACCAACACTTCCAGTATATAACCACTCATTTTGGGTTCaccatcttctttctttcgaACATCATACGATGAACACTGCAGATTGAGTCCTGTTGAAACCAGAACATAAAAGGGTAAAGAAATTACAGAGTAGTGTGGGATATAGAAAGCTTTTGAGAAGTTGAATTCAAGAAACCAGCAAtggtttttgtttatgttaaTTGTCAGTTCCAAGTTGTGAAAAGTATTGTACCAACAGAAATGATGTGATTTCATGCttgaaatttcttcttcttttattgttttgtctaagattttaaaagttgaCTATGTGACGCGAAAACCAAGTCGATGACTCTCGACAATGAGTAGGTTGGAGTCGAGAACATATTTAAAAGAGAGTGATTCTGAAGATGTTAATTTAAGGAAAAAGACGAGATGGTCCTCCATATTTTAGTGGCATCATGGTCACAACTatgtatttgaaaatttggtgATATGGTCATAAAGGACAATGATGACACCGCTCCCTATGTTTATCTGGTAATATGGTCCCATTTGGCGATAGGCCAACGAATGAGATCCCACGAAAATGTCAACAGAGGACGCTGGAtggtaagatctcacatcggtgggagaagagaatggaacattctattatttataagagcgtggaaacctctccccatagagaaagtccaaagaggacaatatcggctcggctagcggtgggtttgagctgttacatttCTCTTGaacctaaataaaaattcaaaataactGAATCTTTAACGAGCAAGTTCATAGCATACCCATAGTAACAACCATCAACCTGAACACATACAAATCTTAAAAATCGATCGACGAAAATCGTTTAAATTATAGCACGGAGCCAAACGAATTGGCAAACACTTGGTCTTTTGAAGAATCGAAGAgccaagaacaacaaaacgGCAACATACAGCCAGCAAATATATGgatcaaaagaaacaaagaaagtgATATAGAACCCAAAATTCCAAATAgaatatgcattttaaaaagagGTGTGTTATGCTATGTTCTTGGGAAGTTgatattaaatcaataaataaatgtcaacTTTTATAACCAAATCTTTGCCATCTATCTCTTatcaacaattttaatttaaatttgtccCAAAGGGATAAGAGTTGGAAGCCAACAAACACTTAAGATTCTTGACCTTTACCTCCTTGGCTTTTCTAATTTGGTATAGATTCCATTCCATCTTGATTTGAGGaatattaactaattaaagtattaatgTACGATTAATTTGGAATGTTTCTTGGTTCGTTGGCTCTTCGCGTCTCCTCCGTCAAAGTTTCTCCTACATCTTTTGCTTcgtgattcttcttctttgtgcGAGGTCGTGTCACCTCTTTGTGCTTGACGTCTTTTACTTCAGAAGAGTAGTATTTCATGTTATTGACGTGGACAACAAGGCTAGTCTGCACCCATAGGAGCGAGCAAATGGATCCTATACGACGCCTTTCTGATCTTGTGAATAACTTCAACTGGTCCATAGTATTTTCTCACCAGTCTTCGactcttgttgttttgatCTCGAAGTTGATCTGAccttgagttttttttttaaacctattTGAGGAGTatgactttcatcatccaacacctcccttcgaacaaagtacgcctccccttaatcaaggctcgactccttttcttttggagtcctttgttcgacatttgaggatttaccaatctattggcacaactaagtttagggcatgactctgataccacgTTAGATGAGCActactctcatggctttgctttgggcttccccaaaaggcttcacACCAATGTAGAAAGTATTTTTTGATTATAAGcccatgattattccctaaattagcggactTTCATCGTCCAACACATCTTATTATATGTCAGCCACATACATTTCAAACCACACAAATAACATACCGTGAATAGTTAAACTTTAAATGaaagaatcaaaatattattaaaggATTAAACCATGAATTACAAGACCATGCCTTTCGTATTAACCTGTCTACACATCATTAATACACATCTTGAAGCCATTACTCATGATCGTTTAGAGCCCATTTTCCATCTATAGATATTACCAACGTGTCGACCACACGTCGGAGCATAGCgtttaacaaaatttgataGCAAGCTAACAATTATATGGATAATTAAGGataataagaacaaatatAGAACCAAAacttgaatatttaattatagtagAGCTTTGGAACATTGAAGAACTAAATtggaaaattataaacaaaatgagACGAATTTGGTAAGGATCTAGGTTCTTCTCTAGattgtttatatcattttGGCCGCCTcgattcatctttttcttggaTCATGTTCTTAAACAATGTATCATTTTATAAactagattaaaaaaaagtttagataaGACCAACTttctttgtatatatatatatttcaaattactaaaaaaagaaatcattttaatattcgAGATACTAAAGATAGCTACAAAATTCCACGTTTTACCCACGGGACTAGGGTTTCGTGGGGATCTGTCTcgaacagagagagagaattccTCATTTAGACGGGGAATGAAGAGTGAGTGAAGATATTTTTCCCCGTCAAGTAATTGGGGTTGGGGACGGAATTATATTCCCCGTCTCCGTCCCTGCCAAATTCTCCATcccatttcatataaatatattttcaatacatattaaaaatacatacGTGCTTTTTggctatattaaaaaaatgagttaattaattttgaggcTCGGGTGATAATgtttaaactaaatattacgttgtagatttttttaattggtaggctatcttataatattaaaatttgaatttttagaaattaggtTAAACGTTAATttgtacaattttttaataaaaattatattgaaaaataaaaactttaaaataactattttttttttttaagattgaaCCGATAAAAATTACTTATGAAGAAGAATCTCCTCTATGATCccgtaaaaataaatgaaaagtttcACAGAAATGGAGAATAAATAGGTGGCAGGGACGAGGACAAAGAAGACTTCCCGTTCCTATCCCGGGCCGTGTATATCTGTAGCAAGGGGTAACGCAAACAGACAAGTGAAAAGACAAAGCTTAGGTATGTCGACAAAAGTGGAGGAAGACATGGAACATGGTTCTTATCCCAATTTCCAAGTGAGTTTACACAACAAAAGTCAATAGATTGGTAGCATTGTCCCTATCATCCAAACCACACCAATTACCAATTTAGGCTCACCaaacttctcaatttttttcttaatttgggGGTAATTTTGTCTTTGTATGTAAGGAGAAAACGATATGTTTATATGGGTCGATGATGATTTTTGGGTAGGAAGTTGCCTTATTCTTTCTCGAGCACGAGTCCACGACGGGTGAGAAAAAGGAAGTGGAGAAAATACATGTAGGAGACGTGTTGCTTACTTGTAACACTCTTCAACATTTAAGTCTGATTAGAGATTCGAGTATAGAGTTGagctaataaattttttgtacgttgcaataatgaaaaaatggtGCATGTTGGATTTCTTGAATCTACTATTCACCTAAGATTACAGTTCAAATTGGGCAGGATATATCAGCAGCGAATTTTTCATACATCTCGAGCCGCGTATCAAAAAGATACTTTGAAGGCTTCAGGATCGAGGTATCATTAGCCGAAGAAAATCCTTGCCAACATTACGGAGACATTGTAAATTGGTCTGTGGGTATTGCAATCAGTCTTATGTCCTACTATCGATGCTACGACAACACTAGCCTTAGATATACATATTTAATTGAACCTTCAAGTGTGCTTTAATATAAAGGTCGACTATATATGTTATCGGGGAGATTTTGTCTTTCAATTTGAATTCTTATTACTAGTCTTCCGAGCTTCGacacttcaaattttctgTATTAATGTCGGTTGAGAGTGTGCTTTCACTAAACAAAACTTCATTTCAAAATGGGGTTTCTTGCATAGCATACACACATTTCAATGAATCATATCGAGTTTGGTGCTCAATGAGCCATCGATACTCATTCATTCTCATCGACGTGACTGCAACACACATCACTGGTGACATCCATTTGTTGTATTCGACGAGTAACAGTTTGACTGTTCAGGATTCTATACCAACCTGAGCAGATACATGTTAGTTcattaggaatcacgaacctccgcAATGAATATCTATACATAGACCCACACATGATGTCTCTATCCTGATGAATGCATCTCGACAATATACCAGGAACTCGGTTCTAAAGACGGGGGCAAGCCACGGGCCTTAGTGGCGGCGACGACATTTTTTCCCATAAGCAACACCCATGTTTTGATCGCAAAGTGGATTGTGAAGTTTCACATCAGttagagggaaacgaagcatccCTTATacggatgtggaaacctctctcactagcatacacattttaaaactttaaggggacgctcgaaagggaaagcccaacgcggacaatatctgttagcggtggactaaCACCACAACTCGAAAAACTCCTCATCTAGACAAAAGAGAAAGTTCAATAAAGTTATCAAAAGCTCATGGCGGCTCAGCATAACAATATAACTTTTATCATACTCGTGCTTCGAAAGATGTCAGCAGGTGTGCAGAACAAGAGCCCAGAGTTGAATTGGGATATACCTTTTGATTCAGATATAAACGAGATGAGTTGTAGGATGATCGTTGAGGTTGTGTGGGCTCTCAACGACATGAATAGTTCAATGTGCTTATCAACGCATATACGTCTCTATGCTCTATGGCTTAGTttatttaaccaaaaagaCTTGAAACtattgagaattgttgggacggaatcccacattggctaatttagggaatggtcatgggtttataactAAGGAACACAATCTCTGTTGGTACGatgtcttttggggaagcccaaaacaaagtgaTGAGAGTTCATGCTCAAagtcgacaatatcataccattgtggagagtcgtgattcttaacatggtaaccgagtcatgcccttaacttagtcatgtcaatgttgaacaaagaagtttgAGCCTCAAAagtgtagtaaaaaatgactcaagtgtcgaataaaggGTGTAccgattaaggagaggctgaccgagggctccataggcgaagggagtcccacattggcacCAACTCAAACTAATTTCTACTACGGATTGCTCCCATTTGAATATTGCATTAGTTCATTCAGGTACCCTCCTTACTCGAGTATCATATAGTTTCAAGTCAAACATACTTAAACTTTTAGCTCTTATGATTGAGCGACAAACTATTTATCGTTTAAGTTCATATAACCTATCAAACGTGGTgtcgattcattcatgtatctctCTTATATTCAACCGAAGAATCCAAAGACTACTTTTTCCATGTttaatggaaaagaaaattcccTACAAGAAAAGGCCAAATTTAAACCATAAccattctttattttgttcttctatgttccttcattaataaaatgggtttattttggattgaaaagaataaagagaCCTCCCCTATTCTAAGGTTAGAAAATAATCCAACAACAAATCTTTCTCAATAAGATTGGAATATGTCTTTATCTtttactctctttttttttttttttcttttctaatgaTTTAAAGGGTAATAGTTGATGTTACGTTCGATACGAGCTACcttcattttcattgaaaaaagtGTTTATAAAACTCGTTCGATACGAGCTACcttcattttcattgaaaaaagtGTTTATAAGATAACTATTAGATTTTCAGTATTATGTTCATTTATGGTAATAATTGATTTTCCTCCTCTAACttgtaaaaataatgaaaccAGGTTGAATGGTAGAgtcaaaataaattgatacTCTCGCTCTAATTTGTAAAAACAGGGGAACCAAGTCGAATCGTAGAACCAAAGAATGAGCTTCTTTATTACACTATCTCGTCTTGTCCTTAATAAGGACATCGTCTCCCTTACTAAAGAAAGTGTCGAGACACCCTTAATAAGGTCATTGTCTACCTCGAGACGCCCTTGATGAGGACATCATGTCCCTTAGTAAGGAGTGTCGAGACACCCTTAATAAGGTCATTGTCTACCTCAAGACGCCCTTGATAAGGACAGCGTCTTTCTTAATATATTACCACGAGACGCCCTTTGTAAGGACATCGTCTTCCTTAGTAAGGAATGTCGGAATGCCCAAATAAGGATATTGTCTACCTGGTGACCCCCTTGGACATCGTCTACCTTAGTAAAGAATGTCGAAATGCCCTTAATAAAGATATTGTCTACCTGGTGACGCCCTTAATAAAGAAATCGTCACCCTATCGACAGACACTTAATAAAGACACTGTCTCTCTTAATGAGAAAAATGCCGAGACGACCTTAATAAAAATGTTCTCTTTTAGTGAGACGAGAGTCGAGACACCCTTGATAAGGACATCATTTCCCTTAATAAAGAGTGTCAAAAGTGTCAAGACGCCcttaataaaaacaatgtcGGTGTCACAAAACTCAACATTTCAAATATTGCGAATAGAGAAGGTGGGCACGTGTTTTGAGCGGGCAACGAGACACTATTCTTTCGGGCTTATTCGTGACTTTGTTGCT
This sequence is a window from Cucurbita pepo subsp. pepo cultivar mu-cu-16 chromosome LG19, ASM280686v2, whole genome shotgun sequence. Protein-coding genes within it:
- the LOC111781130 gene encoding myb family transcription factor PHL4-like, producing the protein MNDFGIDSMQEIQQNHGMVADCFQNFRAQQPWRMGTCVPLPAMEEVESLEQQDFGSSKSSSTIINLFESPASAFFATEQCMGIPPIEFRTGSSSFDRASDSISAIFQSSGENLSLDLTEKSGADSEFRNTLQSVVKSQLCKRRFDGFPKSFSSDHKVFDDCSHSIEKHYSVPFKDQGECYNPSFCSSQEKISPRFSGLGASVGYGSSSSSFNGNGFTTKTRIRWTQDLHEKFVDCVNRLGGAEKATPKAILKLMDSEGLTIFHVKSHLQKYRIAKYMPESAERKSDRRNSMIEVAQLDMKTALQIKDALQLQLDVQRRLHDQLEIQRKLQLQIEEQGKQLKMMFDQQQETNKCFFRTNGFNNSDDPPFPTPESIRNAQFPSKIS